A window of Proteus columbae contains these coding sequences:
- the caiA gene encoding crotonobetainyl-CoA dehydrogenase encodes MDFRLNDEQELFVDGVRELMASENWEAYFAECDRESKYPERFVKALADMEIDNLLIPEEHGGLNAGFVTVAAIWMELGRLGAPTYVLYQLPGGFNTVLREGTQEQIDKIMAFRGTGKQMWNSAITEPGAGSDVGSLQTTYTRKDGKVYLNGSKCFITSSAYTPYVVVMSRDAASPDKPIFTEWFVDMSKPGIKVNKLEKLGLRMDSCCEITFDNVELEEKDMFGREGNGFNRVKEEFDHERFLVALTNYGTAMCAFEDAARYANQRVQFGEAIGRFQLIQEKFAHMAIKLNSMRNMLYETAWKSDNNLITSGDAAMCKYFCANAAFEVVDSAMQVLGGVGIAGEHRISRFWRDLRVDRVSGGSDEMQILTLGRSVLKQYR; translated from the coding sequence ATGGATTTTAGATTGAATGATGAGCAGGAACTGTTTGTTGACGGTGTCCGCGAATTAATGGCCAGTGAAAACTGGGAAGCTTATTTCGCCGAGTGTGATCGCGAAAGTAAATACCCAGAGCGTTTTGTCAAAGCCTTAGCGGATATGGAAATCGACAATCTGCTTATTCCTGAAGAGCACGGTGGATTAAATGCAGGTTTTGTCACTGTTGCGGCTATTTGGATGGAGTTAGGTCGTTTAGGTGCGCCAACTTACGTGCTTTATCAATTACCAGGTGGTTTTAACACCGTATTGCGTGAAGGCACACAAGAGCAAATCGATAAAATTATGGCGTTCCGCGGTACGGGTAAACAGATGTGGAACTCTGCAATTACAGAGCCGGGCGCAGGTTCAGATGTCGGTAGCTTACAAACGACTTATACCCGTAAAGATGGCAAAGTTTACCTCAATGGTAGCAAATGCTTTATCACTAGTAGTGCATACACCCCTTATGTTGTTGTGATGAGCCGTGACGCAGCATCACCTGATAAACCTATCTTCACTGAATGGTTTGTGGATATGAGTAAGCCGGGTATCAAAGTAAACAAGTTGGAAAAACTGGGTTTACGTATGGATAGCTGCTGTGAAATCACGTTTGATAACGTTGAGCTTGAAGAAAAAGACATGTTTGGCCGCGAAGGTAACGGATTTAACCGTGTTAAAGAAGAGTTCGATCACGAACGTTTCTTAGTGGCACTCACTAACTACGGTACAGCAATGTGTGCATTTGAAGATGCCGCTCGTTATGCCAACCAACGTGTGCAATTTGGTGAAGCTATCGGTCGTTTCCAACTTATTCAAGAAAAATTCGCTCATATGGCGATCAAACTCAATTCAATGCGCAACATGTTATATGAAACTGCATGGAAGAGTGACAACAACTTAATCACTTCCGGTGATGCTGCAATGTGTAAATACTTCTGCGCAAATGCGGCATTTGAAGTGGTTGATAGCGCAATGCAAGTGCTTGGTGGTGTTGGTATTGCTGGCGAGCACCGTATTTCTCGTTTCTGGCGTGACCTTCGTGTTGATCGTGTGTCTGGGGGTTCTGATGAAATGCAGATCCTGACATTAGGACGTTCAGTACTTAAACAGTATCGCTAA
- the caiT gene encoding L-carnitine/gamma-butyrobetaine antiporter has product MSKDNKKAGIEPKVFFPPLIIVGILCWLTVRDLDASNEVINAVFSYVTNVWGWAFEWYMVIMFGGWFWLVFGRYANKRLGEDKPEFSTASWIFMMFASCTSAAVLFWGSIEIYYYISSPPFGMEAYSTQAKEIGLAYSLFHWGPLPWATYSFLSVAFAYFFFVRKMEVIRPSSTLTPLIGEKHVNGIVGTIIDNFYLVALILAMGTSLGLATPLVTECIQYLFGIPHTLQLDAIIISCWILLNAICVAFGLQKGVKIASDIRTYLSFLMLGWVFIVGGASFIVNYFTDSVGTLMMYMPRMLFYTDPIGKGGFPQGWTVFYWAWWVIYAIQMSIFLARISKGRTVRELCLGMVSGLTAGTWLIWTILGGNTLQLIDQNILNIPQLIEQYGVPRAIIETWAALPLSTATMWGFFILCFIATVTLINACSYTLAMSTCRSMKEGSEPPLLVRIGWSVLVGVIGIILLALGGLKPIQTAIIAGGCPLFFVNIMVTLSFIKDAKVHWKD; this is encoded by the coding sequence ATGAGCAAAGATAATAAAAAGGCTGGAATAGAACCGAAGGTTTTTTTTCCACCATTAATCATTGTTGGTATTTTATGTTGGTTAACGGTACGTGATCTTGACGCTTCAAATGAAGTGATTAACGCCGTATTCAGCTATGTTACCAATGTCTGGGGTTGGGCCTTCGAATGGTATATGGTCATTATGTTCGGGGGTTGGTTTTGGTTAGTCTTTGGACGTTATGCCAATAAACGTCTTGGGGAAGATAAGCCAGAATTTAGTACCGCAAGCTGGATCTTTATGATGTTTGCGTCTTGTACATCCGCAGCCGTCCTCTTCTGGGGTTCGATTGAAATATACTACTACATTTCAAGCCCTCCTTTTGGAATGGAAGCTTACTCAACTCAAGCAAAAGAAATTGGTCTAGCTTATAGTTTGTTCCACTGGGGTCCTTTACCTTGGGCAACTTATAGTTTCCTTTCTGTTGCCTTCGCTTACTTCTTCTTTGTTCGCAAAATGGAGGTTATCCGCCCAAGTAGTACCTTAACCCCATTAATCGGTGAAAAACACGTTAATGGGATCGTCGGAACCATTATTGATAACTTCTATCTCGTTGCGTTAATTCTGGCAATGGGGACTAGCCTTGGTTTAGCAACACCGTTAGTCACTGAATGTATTCAATACTTATTTGGTATTCCTCATACCTTGCAATTAGACGCCATTATTATCTCTTGCTGGATCTTATTAAACGCAATTTGCGTGGCTTTCGGTCTGCAAAAAGGGGTGAAAATCGCCAGTGATATTCGTACTTACCTGAGCTTCTTAATGTTGGGTTGGGTGTTTATCGTCGGTGGTGCGAGCTTTATCGTCAATTACTTCACCGATTCTGTCGGTACATTGATGATGTATATGCCTCGGATGCTGTTCTATACAGACCCTATCGGTAAAGGCGGATTCCCTCAAGGCTGGACTGTCTTCTATTGGGCTTGGTGGGTTATCTACGCGATCCAAATGAGTATCTTCTTAGCGCGTATTTCTAAAGGTCGTACTGTTCGTGAATTATGTTTAGGGATGGTTTCAGGTTTAACCGCAGGAACTTGGTTAATTTGGACAATCCTTGGTGGTAACACCTTACAACTGATTGACCAAAACATTCTCAACATTCCACAACTAATTGAACAATACGGTGTTCCACGCGCCATTATCGAAACATGGGCAGCATTACCACTAAGCACAGCGACAATGTGGGGCTTCTTTATCCTCTGCTTTATTGCCACAGTCACCTTAATTAACGCCTGTTCTTACACACTGGCAATGTCCACTTGCCGCTCTATGAAAGAAGGCTCTGAGCCACCTTTGTTAGTACGCATCGGCTGGTCTGTGCTGGTTGGTGTTATCGGCATCATTCTATTAGCACTTGGTGGTTTAAAACCGATTCAAACCGCCATTATCGCTGGAGGATGCCCACTATTTTTCGTCAATATCATGGTCACCTTGTCCTTTATTAAAGACGCCAAAGTACATTGGAAAGACTGA
- a CDS encoding lytic polysaccharide monooxygenase, with protein MKKNKLILFTATLLLSSVGFISTALADVTLKHGYIDKPPSRAFLCSSKGQNLNKNCGPVQYEPQSVEGLKGFPKDGPKDGEIASGGNAAFSALNEQSADRWHKVAMKSGENTFKWTLTAKHSTASWKFFITKPEWDVNKPLTRADFDLTPFCQQDDNGKIPTETVELNCNIPERSGYQVILGVWNIADTKNAFYQVIDAEFKE; from the coding sequence ATGAAAAAAAATAAACTTATTTTATTTACTGCAACGTTATTATTATCATCAGTGGGTTTTATCTCAACGGCATTAGCCGATGTGACGCTAAAACATGGCTATATTGATAAACCACCGAGCAGAGCCTTTTTGTGTTCATCAAAAGGACAAAATTTAAATAAAAATTGTGGTCCAGTGCAGTATGAACCTCAATCAGTTGAAGGACTTAAAGGCTTTCCTAAAGATGGACCTAAAGATGGTGAAATTGCCAGTGGTGGAAATGCGGCATTTTCTGCGTTAAATGAACAGAGTGCTGATCGCTGGCATAAAGTAGCAATGAAAAGTGGAGAAAATACCTTTAAATGGACATTAACCGCTAAACATAGTACCGCATCATGGAAATTCTTTATTACTAAACCAGAATGGGATGTGAATAAACCGCTTACTCGCGCTGATTTTGATTTAACACCATTTTGTCAACAAGATGATAATGGGAAAATACCAACGGAAACAGTAGAATTAAATTGTAATATACCAGAACGTTCTGGTTATCAGGTTATTTTAGGTGTTTGGAATATTGCGGATACGAAAAATGCTTTTTATCAAGTGATTGATGCTGAATTTAAAGAGTAA
- the caiE gene encoding carnitine operon protein CaiE has translation MSIYAFEGLVPVVHPTAYVHPSAVLIGDVIIGAGVYIGPLASLRGDYGRLIVEAGANLQDGCIMHGYTDMDTIVRENGHIGHGTILHSCIIGRDSLVGMNSVIMDGAVIGEESIIAAMSFVKAGFQGQPRQMLIGSPAKHVRDITDQDMEWKRMNTREYQDLAVRCRQSLVETTPLTAPEPNRPRLRGTTDVKPKGQ, from the coding sequence ATGAGTATCTACGCGTTTGAAGGTCTTGTTCCTGTGGTTCATCCAACAGCTTATGTTCATCCATCTGCTGTATTAATTGGTGATGTGATTATTGGTGCTGGCGTTTATATCGGCCCTCTGGCTTCACTAAGGGGCGACTATGGACGCTTGATTGTTGAAGCAGGCGCAAACCTTCAAGACGGTTGTATCATGCACGGTTATACCGATATGGACACCATTGTGAGAGAAAATGGACACATTGGGCATGGTACAATCCTTCACAGTTGTATTATCGGGCGTGACAGTTTAGTCGGTATGAATAGCGTGATTATGGATGGTGCAGTCATTGGTGAGGAAAGCATTATTGCCGCCATGAGCTTTGTAAAAGCGGGTTTTCAAGGACAACCTCGACAAATGTTGATTGGTAGCCCAGCAAAACATGTGCGTGATATTACCGATCAAGATATGGAGTGGAAACGGATGAACACCCGTGAATATCAAGATTTAGCGGTACGTTGTCGCCAAAGCTTGGTAGAAACAACACCTTTAACGGCGCCTGAACCTAATCGCCCACGTTTACGTGGCACAACAGACGTTAAACCGAAAGGTCAGTAA
- the caiC gene encoding crotonobetaine/carnitine-CoA ligase, producing the protein MDVIGKQNLRQMWDDLAEVYGTKTALIFESAQGLVRQFSYSELNEEINRTANLFHAGGIKKGDHVALHLDNCPEFFFCWFGLAKIGAVMVPINARFMYEESAWIINHCQAHYVVTRDNFYPIYQPMLQDEQNPLTQLFLISENAISTEKGVVDFLKEKAKHPVTLNHHTPLSVDDTAEILFTSGTTSQPKGVVITHYNLRFAGYYSSWQNALREDDIYLTVMPAFHIDCQCTASLPAFSVGATFVLLEKYSARAFWKQILKYQATVTECIPMMMRTLMAQPVSSEEKQHKLREVMFYLNLADEEKDAFIERFNVRLLTSYGMTETIVGLIGDRPGDKRRWPSIGRPGFCYQAQIRDKQNNEVPDGVVGEICVKGEPGKTLFKEYYNRPDATAKALEPEGWLHTGDYGYRDDEGFFYFVDRSCNMIKRGGENVSCVEIENIISSHPKIQDVAVIGVPDDIRDEAIKAFVVLVEGETLSEEEFFHFCEQNMAKFKVPSAVEFKEGLPRNCSGKVIKKHLK; encoded by the coding sequence ATGGATGTGATTGGCAAACAAAACTTACGTCAAATGTGGGATGATTTGGCAGAGGTTTATGGCACAAAAACAGCGCTAATTTTTGAATCCGCACAAGGACTCGTGAGACAATTTAGCTACAGTGAATTAAATGAAGAGATCAATAGAACCGCAAATCTTTTCCATGCTGGTGGCATAAAAAAAGGCGATCATGTTGCCTTACATCTTGATAACTGCCCTGAATTTTTCTTTTGCTGGTTTGGGCTGGCAAAAATTGGCGCTGTAATGGTGCCCATTAATGCGCGCTTTATGTATGAAGAGAGCGCATGGATAATTAATCACTGCCAAGCCCATTACGTGGTCACTCGTGATAATTTCTATCCGATTTACCAACCTATGTTGCAGGATGAACAAAACCCTTTAACACAGCTGTTTTTAATTTCTGAAAATGCGATATCTACTGAAAAAGGGGTTGTAGATTTTTTAAAAGAAAAAGCCAAACATCCTGTTACGCTTAATCATCACACCCCATTAAGTGTGGATGATACTGCTGAAATTCTTTTCACATCGGGTACCACATCGCAACCTAAAGGTGTGGTTATCACGCACTATAACTTACGCTTTGCGGGTTATTACTCATCATGGCAAAACGCATTACGGGAAGACGATATTTATCTTACCGTGATGCCAGCATTTCATATTGATTGCCAATGCACGGCATCACTCCCTGCTTTTTCTGTGGGTGCCACCTTTGTTTTACTCGAAAAATACAGTGCAAGAGCCTTTTGGAAGCAGATCCTTAAGTATCAAGCAACAGTAACAGAGTGCATTCCAATGATGATGAGAACCTTAATGGCACAGCCCGTTTCATCAGAAGAAAAGCAACACAAATTACGCGAAGTGATGTTCTATCTCAATCTCGCAGATGAAGAGAAAGACGCCTTTATTGAACGCTTTAACGTGCGATTACTCACCTCTTACGGCATGACAGAAACTATTGTTGGTTTAATCGGTGATAGACCCGGCGATAAACGCCGCTGGCCGTCAATCGGTAGACCCGGTTTTTGCTATCAAGCTCAAATCAGAGACAAACAAAACAACGAAGTTCCTGATGGCGTTGTGGGTGAGATCTGCGTAAAAGGTGAACCTGGGAAAACCTTATTCAAAGAGTATTACAACCGACCTGATGCAACAGCTAAAGCATTAGAGCCTGAAGGTTGGTTACATACTGGTGATTATGGTTACCGAGACGATGAAGGTTTTTTCTATTTCGTTGATCGCAGTTGCAACATGATCAAACGTGGAGGCGAAAACGTCTCTTGTGTTGAGATTGAAAACATCATTAGTTCACATCCCAAAATTCAAGATGTGGCGGTTATTGGTGTACCTGATGATATTCGTGATGAAGCCATTAAAGCTTTTGTGGTGCTCGTTGAAGGTGAAACCTTGAGTGAAGAAGAATTCTTCCATTTCTGTGAGCAAAATATGGCGAAATTTAAAGTTCCCTCCGCGGTTGAGTTTAAAGAGGGTTTGCCGCGTAATTGCTCAGGAAAGGTGATCAAAAAGCATTTGAAATAA
- the fsa gene encoding fructose-6-phosphate aldolase gives MEIYLDTADIDEVRKLSQVLPIAGVTTNPSIIAKSAQNIETLLPELKAAMGGKGRLFAQVIASDVDTMIEEALHLGNIADNTVIKIPVTEAGLVAIKQLKQKNMLVLGTAIYSVSQGLMAALAGADYIAPYVHRMDRQGSDGVRVVKELQTLITMHNLPTKILAASFKTPRQVVDCLLAGASSVTLPIELAYSIIRSPVVDDAVNRFADDWQTAFDRRSL, from the coding sequence ATGGAAATCTATTTAGATACAGCGGATATCGACGAAGTCAGAAAACTCTCTCAAGTTCTTCCTATTGCGGGTGTGACCACTAATCCTTCCATTATTGCTAAATCCGCACAAAATATTGAAACCCTATTACCTGAATTAAAAGCCGCTATGGGCGGTAAAGGGCGTCTATTTGCGCAGGTTATTGCCAGTGATGTGGATACCATGATTGAAGAAGCATTGCATCTTGGGAATATTGCCGATAATACCGTGATTAAAATACCGGTTACTGAAGCGGGTTTAGTTGCCATTAAACAATTAAAGCAAAAAAATATGCTGGTATTAGGCACGGCGATTTACAGTGTTTCTCAAGGTTTAATGGCGGCATTAGCAGGCGCTGACTATATTGCGCCTTATGTACATAGAATGGATAGACAAGGTTCTGATGGGGTCAGAGTGGTAAAAGAATTACAAACGCTGATTACCATGCATAATTTACCCACAAAAATCCTAGCCGCGAGTTTTAAAACACCACGTCAAGTGGTCGATTGTTTATTAGCAGGGGCTTCTTCAGTGACATTACCGATTGAGCTTGCTTACTCAATTATCCGTTCACCAGTAGTGGATGATGCAGTAAATAGATTTGCTGACGATTGGCAAACTGCATTTGATCGTCGTTCTTTATAA
- the caiD gene encoding crotonobetainyl-CoA hydratase: MSQSLHLTTRGSVLEIVLDRPKANAIDAKTSHEMGEVFLRFRDDPSLRVAIITGAGERFFSAGWDLKAAAEGEAPDADFGAGGFAGLTELFDLDKPVIAAVNGYAFGGGFELALAADMMVCSDNASFALPEAQLGIVPDSGGVLRLPKRLPPAIVNEMLMTGRRMNADEALRWGIANRVVSSAELMDSARELADQIANSAPLAVAALKEIYRATSELSIEEGYKLMRSGVLKHYPSVLHSEDATEGPLAFAEKRTPEWKGR, translated from the coding sequence ATGAGCCAATCATTACACCTAACAACGCGTGGTTCAGTACTTGAAATTGTATTAGATAGACCAAAAGCAAACGCTATTGATGCAAAAACCAGCCATGAAATGGGTGAAGTTTTTCTGCGTTTTCGAGATGATCCAAGCTTACGAGTTGCCATTATTACAGGCGCGGGCGAACGCTTTTTCTCCGCAGGTTGGGATTTAAAAGCAGCCGCAGAAGGTGAAGCGCCTGATGCAGACTTTGGTGCGGGTGGTTTTGCAGGTTTAACCGAATTATTTGATCTTGATAAACCTGTCATTGCCGCCGTTAACGGCTATGCTTTTGGTGGTGGCTTTGAATTAGCGCTCGCCGCTGACATGATGGTTTGTTCAGACAATGCTTCTTTTGCCTTACCAGAAGCGCAATTGGGCATTGTCCCTGATAGTGGTGGAGTCCTGCGTTTACCAAAACGTTTACCGCCTGCTATCGTCAACGAAATGCTGATGACAGGTCGTCGTATGAATGCAGATGAAGCACTTCGTTGGGGTATTGCAAACCGAGTTGTCAGTTCTGCTGAATTAATGGATAGCGCACGCGAACTCGCCGATCAAATCGCTAATAGCGCCCCATTGGCTGTAGCGGCTTTAAAAGAGATTTATCGTGCCACCAGCGAGCTTTCCATTGAAGAGGGCTACAAATTAATGCGCAGTGGCGTATTAAAACATTACCCAAGTGTTTTACATTCAGAAGATGCCACAGAAGGGCCTCTTGCCTTTGCTGAAAAACGCACACCTGAATGGAAAGGACGGTAA
- the caiF gene encoding carnitine metabolism transcriptional regulator CaiF, with product MCEEYMNKPLYLSIADWVQEQERWVSAKEIAKKFDIPQCNAINIVSYILSDVKEIECETKSVPNQLEGRGCQCQRMIKVSHIDPQLYSRIKGHIQGKSSQSSPEKLATMIPHGLNHEQKWQWMLSKSQRR from the coding sequence ATGTGTGAAGAATACATGAATAAACCACTCTATCTGTCAATTGCTGATTGGGTTCAAGAGCAAGAGCGCTGGGTAAGTGCAAAAGAGATTGCGAAAAAATTCGATATTCCTCAATGCAATGCGATTAATATCGTTTCTTACATTCTTTCTGATGTAAAAGAAATTGAATGTGAAACAAAAAGCGTGCCTAATCAGCTTGAAGGCAGAGGTTGCCAATGCCAACGTATGATCAAAGTGAGTCATATCGATCCTCAGCTTTATTCTCGCATAAAAGGACATATTCAAGGTAAAAGCAGTCAAAGTTCACCTGAAAAATTGGCAACGATGATCCCTCATGGATTAAACCATGAGCAAAAATGGCAATGGATGTTGTCGAAATCGCAACGTCGCTAA
- the caiB gene encoding L-carnitine CoA-transferase, protein MTEHLPMPQFGPLSGVRVVFSGIEIAGPFAGQMFAEWGAEVIWIENVAWADTIRVQPHYPQLSRRNLHALSLNIFKDEGRDAFLKLMETTDIFIEASKGPAFARRGITDEVLWEHNPKLVIAHLSGFGQYGDPQYTNLPAYNTIAQAFSGYLIQNGDKDQPMPAFPYTADYFSGMTATTSALAALYKVQQTGKGESIDIAMYEVMLRMGQYFMMDYFNGGEICPRMTKGKDPYYAGCGLYRCQDGFIVMEVVGITQIEEIFKDIGLAHLLGTPEVPEGTQLIHRINCPHGQLFEDKLDEWLAKQPITDVLKRLSELNIASAKVLTIPELEDNPQYVARESITQWQTMNGETCKGPNVMPKFKNNPGKIWRGMPSHGMDTDAILKNIGYNDEQIRGLVDKGLAKIVK, encoded by the coding sequence ATGACAGAACATTTACCAATGCCACAATTCGGCCCACTTTCAGGGGTTCGTGTTGTGTTTTCAGGAATTGAAATTGCAGGGCCATTCGCAGGACAAATGTTCGCAGAATGGGGAGCTGAGGTGATTTGGATTGAAAACGTTGCATGGGCTGACACCATTCGCGTTCAACCTCATTATCCTCAGCTTTCTCGCCGTAATTTACATGCACTATCGTTAAATATCTTTAAAGACGAAGGTCGTGATGCATTCCTAAAATTAATGGAAACCACTGATATCTTTATTGAAGCCAGTAAAGGCCCAGCCTTTGCACGTCGTGGTATTACCGATGAAGTGTTATGGGAGCATAATCCTAAATTAGTTATCGCGCATTTATCGGGCTTTGGCCAATATGGCGATCCGCAATACACCAACTTACCCGCTTATAACACTATCGCTCAGGCGTTCAGTGGCTACTTGATCCAAAACGGTGACAAAGATCAGCCAATGCCTGCTTTCCCTTATACTGCAGATTATTTCTCAGGAATGACCGCAACCACTTCCGCTTTAGCTGCACTGTATAAAGTTCAACAAACAGGCAAAGGCGAAAGTATTGATATCGCCATGTATGAAGTCATGTTGCGTATGGGGCAATACTTCATGATGGATTATTTCAATGGTGGCGAAATCTGTCCTCGTATGACCAAAGGGAAAGATCCGTACTACGCAGGCTGTGGGCTTTATCGTTGCCAAGATGGTTTTATCGTGATGGAAGTGGTGGGTATTACTCAAATTGAAGAGATCTTCAAAGATATCGGCCTTGCACATCTACTGGGTACACCAGAAGTTCCAGAAGGCACTCAACTTATTCACCGTATTAATTGCCCTCATGGTCAATTATTCGAAGATAAGTTAGATGAATGGTTGGCAAAACAACCGATTACTGACGTGCTGAAACGCCTGTCTGAACTCAATATTGCCAGCGCTAAAGTGCTGACTATTCCTGAGCTTGAAGACAATCCGCAATATGTCGCGCGTGAGTCTATTACCCAATGGCAAACCATGAATGGCGAAACCTGCAAAGGGCCAAATGTGATGCCGAAATTCAAAAATAATCCGGGAAAAATCTGGCGTGGCATGCCATCTCACGGCATGGACACTGACGCTATCTTGAAAAACATCGGTTATAACGACGAACAAATCAGGGGGCTGGTCGATAAAGGGCTGGCTAAAATCGTAAAGTAA